A portion of the Meriones unguiculatus strain TT.TT164.6M chromosome 14, Bangor_MerUng_6.1, whole genome shotgun sequence genome contains these proteins:
- the LOC110543980 gene encoding actin-like protein 9, giving the protein MDINGPKRWEPHKSLDLNSRSTLVNKNLLQEPCNMVGSRVPTKMCAVVIDMGTGTCKMGFAGQSRPTYIVTSLVGCHHKKQTTTGQSKVETFVGEAAHACPDLTLTQPVRNGIVVDWEAADLFWRHILENDLRVATQDHPLLFTDPPFNPASNREKLVEVAFESLHSPAIYVASQSVLSVYANGCVNGLVVDTGHGVSYTVPVFQGYNLPNGIQRLDLAGHYLTTFLAEKIFGSNFPLKKEDMDTMESIKHHYCYVVSDFSKEQGRPDDKFRRCLKLPDGKMITVGKELFQCPELLFHPPETLGAPSLGLPSMVEQSLCAVPQELRADMEQNVLLCGGSSLFTGFESRFKAELQRCLSPEAHVAVEAQPNRNLSVWIGGSILASLCVFQSRWILREQYEEQGSDIVHRKCS; this is encoded by the coding sequence ATGGATATAAATGGTCCCAAGCGCTGGGAGCCTCACAAGTCACTTGATCTGAACTCTCGCTCAACCCTGGTAAACAAGAATCTGCTACAAGAACCCTGTAACATGGTTGGTAGCAGGGTACCAACAAAGATGTGTGCCGTGGTTATCGACATGGGTACTGGCACGTGTAAGATGGGCTTTGCTGGACAGTCTCGACCCACCTACATTGTGACCAGCCTCGTAGGCTGCCACCACAAGAAACAAACCACCACGGGGCAATCCAAAGTGGAAACGTTTGTTGGTGAGGCAGCCCATGCTTGCCCAGACTTAACCCTGACGCAGCCAGTTCGTAATGGTATTGTGGTGGACTGGGAAGCAGCTGATCTCTTCTGGCGCCACATCCTGGAGAATGACCTCCGAGTGGCCACCCAGGACCATCCTCTGCTTTTCACCGACCCACCCTTCAACCCTGCCAGCAACCGTGAGAAGCTGGTGGAAGTAGCTTTTGAGTCTCTGCACTCCCCTGCCATATATGTGGCATCCCAGTCCGTGCTGTCAGTCTATGCCAACGGGTGCGTTAATGGGCTGGTGGTAGACACTGGACATGGGGTCAGCTACACAGTGCCAGTCTTCCAAGGCTACAACCTACCCAATGGCATCCAGCGCCTGGACCTAGCTGGCCACTACTTGACTACCTTCTTGGCAGAGAAAATCTTTGGATCTAACTTCCCACTCAAGAAGGAAGACATGGACACCATGGAGAGCATCAAGCACCATTACTGCTATGTGGTCTCAGATTTCAGTAAGGAGCAAGGGCGCCCGGATGACAAATTCCGGCGGTGCCTGAAGCTGCCGGATGGAAAGATGATCACAGTGGGGAAGGAGCTCTTCCAGTGCCCTGAGCTACTATTCCATCCCCCAGAGACCTTGGGAGCTCCATCCTTGGGCCTCCCCAGCATGGTGGAACAGAGCCTCTGCGCTGTGCCCCAGGAGCTGCGGGCAGACATGGAGCAAAATGTGCTGCTGTGCGGAGGCTCCTCTCTGTTCACTGGATTCGAAAGTCGCTTCAAGGCTGAGCTGCAGCGATGTCTTAGCCCGGAGGCGCATGTGGCCGTGGAAGCCCAGCCCAATAGGAACCTCTCGGTGTGGATTGGGGGGTCCATTCTGGCTTCGCTGTGTGTTTTCCAGTCCCGCTGGATCCTGCGTGAGCAATACGAGGAACAAGGTTCCGATATAGTGCACCGCAAATGCTCTTGA